In Brevinema andersonii, a genomic segment contains:
- a CDS encoding ATP-binding cassette domain-containing protein, with amino-acid sequence MEKKARVLLAKLIATPVQCLFLDEPSNHLDMQSIDSLIEALEIFPGTSIFVSHNRSILNIATKLIVFDNNMPYVYRGTYPDFLANHGFESEKSSNKIKDKKKKKIPQNSKESKKILKQEIQALEMDIHQKEIETGILQTQLVEASVTNKSEMIKTITNKINIINAELEKNYILLSQKYDTLEKFQE; translated from the coding sequence GTGGAGAAAAAAGCTCGTGTCCTCCTAGCGAAACTTATAGCTACACCAGTTCAATGTTTATTTTTAGATGAGCCTTCGAATCATCTGGATATGCAGTCAATAGATTCATTAATTGAAGCGTTAGAGATTTTTCCAGGAACTTCTATTTTCGTATCTCATAATAGATCAATCCTCAATATAGCAACAAAATTAATCGTATTTGATAATAATATGCCTTATGTTTATCGAGGAACATATCCTGATTTTTTAGCAAATCATGGATTTGAATCAGAAAAATCTAGTAATAAAATAAAAGACAAGAAAAAAAAGAAAATACCACAAAATTCTAAAGAATCAAAAAAAATATTAAAACAAGAAATTCAAGCATTAGAAATGGATATTCATCAAAAAGAAATAGAAACTGGAATTCTCCAAACACAATTAGTTGAAGCCAGTGTAACAAATAAAAGTGAAATGATCAAAACTATTACTAATAAAATAAATATAATTAATGCAGAATTAGAAAAAAATTATATTTTATTATCTCAAAAATATGATACCTTAGAAAAATTTCAAGAATAA
- the ribA gene encoding GTP cyclohydrolase II, translated as MDTIESALSALKLGRPIIIVDDENRENEGDFVIPADILTPEIMNLFITKGKGLVCTPVSKNKAEQLGLTLLSNTDPHMTAFTQSIDMIGSTTGISAFERTATIKKMVSASSQASDFYSPGHVFPLIAKENGVLERRGHTEAVIDLCRICGFSEVGVICEIINADGTMSRLPQLEILSRDLEIPLISIEDLVKYRVENETLITLESLAKLPTEFGDFKIWAFSNAIDNREHIILSKGNIQNKENLLVRIHSECFTGDIMHSLRCDCKEQLHHALQKIQEEGEGLLIYLRQEGRGIGLFNKIKAYAEQEKGFDTIEANHIVGYSDDLRSYEIAYQFLKYFNINSIRLLSNNPKKIEYIKNMKIPVVPIALHSTINEHNKKYLKTKKEKMGHISL; from the coding sequence ATGGATACAATAGAAAGTGCTCTTAGTGCTCTTAAATTAGGTCGTCCGATTATTATTGTAGATGATGAAAATCGTGAAAATGAAGGGGATTTTGTTATTCCTGCGGATATATTAACTCCGGAAATTATGAATTTGTTTATCACAAAAGGGAAAGGCTTAGTATGTACTCCTGTGTCTAAAAATAAGGCAGAACAATTAGGACTGACATTATTGTCAAATACAGATCCCCATATGACCGCATTTACCCAAAGTATTGATATGATTGGTTCTACGACAGGCATTAGTGCTTTTGAAAGGACAGCAACCATAAAAAAAATGGTTTCTGCTTCTTCTCAAGCATCTGATTTTTATAGTCCGGGGCATGTTTTCCCTTTGATTGCTAAAGAGAATGGGGTTTTAGAACGGCGCGGGCATACTGAGGCTGTTATTGATTTATGTCGTATTTGTGGGTTTAGTGAAGTTGGAGTTATTTGTGAAATTATTAATGCTGATGGAACAATGTCACGATTGCCTCAACTGGAAATTTTGTCACGGGATTTGGAAATACCGCTTATTTCTATTGAAGATTTAGTTAAATATAGAGTAGAAAATGAGACATTAATTACATTAGAATCTCTAGCAAAACTTCCAACGGAGTTTGGAGATTTTAAAATTTGGGCTTTTAGTAATGCCATAGATAATAGAGAACATATCATATTAAGTAAGGGCAATATTCAAAATAAAGAAAATCTTCTTGTGCGCATTCATTCGGAGTGTTTTACAGGTGATATTATGCATTCTTTACGCTGTGATTGTAAAGAGCAGTTGCATCATGCTTTACAGAAAATTCAAGAAGAGGGTGAGGGTTTGTTAATTTATTTACGCCAGGAAGGCAGAGGTATTGGATTATTCAATAAAATAAAAGCTTATGCAGAACAAGAAAAAGGATTTGATACAATTGAAGCTAATCATATTGTTGGCTATTCTGATGATTTGAGATCTTATGAGATAGCTTATCAGTTTTTAAAATATTTTAATATTAATTCTATTCGTTTACTCAGTAATAATCCTAAGAAAATTGAATATATAAAAAATATGAAAATTCCTGTGGTTCCAATAGCTCTGCATAGCACAATAAATGAACATAATAAAAAATATTTGAAAACTAAAAAAGAGAAAATGGGACATATTTCTTTGTAG
- a CDS encoding riboflavin synthase, which yields MFTGLVQEMGQITQIQHLNQGLQLTITASKILERIQIGDSISTSGVCLTVISFDNVSFSADLMFETLNRSTFKNACTGDWVNLEKSLTMEDFLGGHLVLGDVDCTGIIQKMEIHGIASVFQISVPSPYGKYITEKGRIAVDGASLTVISEEKNLFSISVIPHTLKNITLGLKKIGDSVNIETDIIAKQLEKLISYNNTSLTKESLIKHGFI from the coding sequence ATGTTTACCGGATTAGTTCAAGAAATGGGTCAAATTACTCAAATTCAGCATCTTAATCAAGGATTACAATTAACTATTACTGCATCTAAAATTTTGGAGCGAATCCAAATAGGAGATAGTATTTCTACATCTGGTGTCTGCTTAACTGTTATTTCGTTTGATAATGTTTCATTTTCTGCAGATTTGATGTTTGAAACCCTCAACCGCAGCACTTTTAAGAATGCTTGTACAGGTGATTGGGTAAATTTAGAAAAATCATTAACTATGGAAGACTTTTTAGGAGGGCATCTAGTACTTGGAGATGTAGATTGTACGGGTATTATTCAAAAAATGGAAATACATGGTATAGCGTCTGTGTTTCAGATTTCTGTTCCTAGCCCCTATGGAAAATATATCACTGAAAAAGGGCGAATTGCTGTCGATGGAGCGAGTTTAACGGTGATTTCAGAAGAAAAAAATTTATTTTCGATATCTGTTATTCCACATACATTAAAGAATATTACTTTAGGATTGAAAAAAATAGGTGATTCAGTAAATATTGAAACAGATATCATTGCCAAGCAGTTAGAAAAATTAATATCTTACAATAATACTTCTTTAACTAAGGAGTCATTAATAAAACATGGATTTATATAA
- the ribD gene encoding bifunctional diaminohydroxyphosphoribosylaminopyrimidine deaminase/5-amino-6-(5-phosphoribosylamino)uracil reductase RibD → MTSFSCSYYMQKAFDLALKGINKTSPNPLVGAVLVKNNNIIGEGYHQKFGGPHAEVHAIASANQSITGADLYVTLEPCTHYGKTPPCVDLIIENKIKKVFIACLDPNPLVAGQSVQKLRDANIEVEIGILNDKCRSLNAPFFKYVTEQKSFLYVKNAITIDGKIACKTGHSQWISNKMAQEYVHKLRYRMSGILTAIGTIKYDNPQLNVRLPSKTAINQPFKVIIDPLGECSIEYRVFQENPDKIILFICEKYTNNINIVQCINAGAQVIRYHDQEIPVDFILAKCAELGIDSLLVEAGTGLISRILRGNYADGGVFFIAPRILGDNKAYTLMSGQNCSEMNQSLKLNNVLWKLFPGDEDNMALFFGEKLCLPD, encoded by the coding sequence ATGACATCTTTTTCTTGCTCTTATTATATGCAAAAAGCTTTTGATTTAGCTCTTAAGGGAATTAATAAAACTTCTCCTAATCCTTTAGTTGGTGCTGTTCTTGTTAAGAATAACAACATAATTGGTGAAGGATATCATCAAAAATTTGGTGGTCCTCATGCCGAAGTTCATGCAATTGCTAGTGCCAATCAAAGTATAACCGGAGCGGATCTCTATGTCACTTTAGAACCTTGTACTCATTATGGTAAAACTCCACCTTGTGTTGATTTGATTATAGAGAATAAAATAAAAAAGGTATTTATTGCTTGTCTGGATCCTAATCCCTTAGTTGCAGGTCAAAGTGTACAAAAATTACGTGATGCTAACATAGAGGTGGAAATAGGAATTCTTAATGACAAATGTAGGTCGTTAAATGCTCCTTTTTTTAAATATGTTACGGAACAAAAATCATTTTTGTATGTAAAAAATGCTATTACAATAGATGGTAAAATAGCATGCAAAACTGGACATTCGCAGTGGATTAGTAATAAAATGGCTCAGGAGTATGTGCATAAACTCCGTTACCGTATGAGTGGGATTCTTACTGCAATCGGTACGATAAAGTATGACAATCCTCAATTGAATGTGCGTTTGCCATCAAAAACTGCTATTAATCAACCTTTTAAGGTTATTATTGATCCATTAGGTGAATGTTCCATAGAATACAGGGTTTTTCAGGAAAATCCTGATAAGATTATTCTTTTTATCTGTGAAAAATATACAAATAATATCAATATTGTTCAGTGTATAAATGCAGGGGCTCAAGTTATCCGTTATCATGATCAAGAAATTCCTGTTGATTTTATTCTTGCGAAATGTGCAGAACTAGGTATTGATTCCTTGCTGGTTGAAGCTGGTACAGGGTTAATATCGAGGATTTTAAGAGGTAATTATGCGGATGGTGGTGTATTTTTTATTGCTCCCCGAATTCTAGGCGATAATAAAGCATATACTTTGATGTCTGGACAAAATTGTTCTGAAATGAATCAGAGTTTAAAACTGAATAATGTTCTATGGAAACTATTTCCTGGCGATGAAGATAATATGGCATTATTTTTTGGAGAGAAACTATGTTTACCGGATTAG
- the ribH gene encoding 6,7-dimethyl-8-ribityllumazine synthase, with protein sequence MVFSGEFVVSKTVKIGIIVSRFNDFIGTKLLEGAKDALIRHDVSKENIDIVWVPGAFEIPLAAKCLAQTKKYDGIITLGAVIRGSTPHFDYVCAEVSKGIASLSLEHQMPIMFGVLTTNTIEQAVERAGTKAGNKGFDTALGLLEMMSLLSKIK encoded by the coding sequence ATGGTATTTTCGGGTGAATTTGTAGTAAGTAAAACAGTAAAAATAGGCATTATTGTATCACGTTTCAATGATTTTATTGGTACAAAGCTTCTTGAGGGTGCAAAAGATGCTTTAATTCGTCATGATGTTTCTAAAGAAAATATTGATATTGTCTGGGTACCAGGCGCATTTGAAATTCCTTTAGCTGCTAAATGTTTAGCACAAACTAAAAAGTATGATGGAATTATTACGTTAGGTGCTGTTATTCGTGGCAGTACACCGCATTTCGACTATGTATGTGCTGAAGTTTCTAAAGGGATTGCATCGCTTTCTTTGGAACATCAAATGCCTATTATGTTTGGTGTGTTAACTACAAATACAATCGAACAAGCTGTAGAACGTGCCGGCACCAAAGCAGGAAATAAAGGATTTGATACGGCATTAGGTTTATTAGAAATGATGTCTTTGCTTAGTAAAATAAAATAA
- a CDS encoding trigger factor yields MTFYLKSYPDALHQLFVSTTVEETNNAFSKAIQKIQKNFQLPGYRKGKVPAEIIIKHNPPELPSLVSEVFTENAVEHLQKNGTKFYGRPRFTPLSGLDRNKEFMFSLVYEIYPHIISYPDINNEIFEYEECTVSKEFIEKTICKQAGLTQKTTGIILEDDLITVEIKNPEYTGDKKIAIFDVQKLSILAGHKTGDTIEIPFDELSGYLPEFLGKLNDPLKVELKDISRVKAWDQVTDTEIGEKSPFKTKNEYFNTAKEQLENIAKQYNNTQKTESLSKKISEKITIDLPKSLWLNNLKELTIKLAEQEVIRKDMPLNFIYQDKEIQQKFQNLPIQAEQGLAFILWLDEMIIKEKISLNNEELNYYFYRHAQNQNLSIEEFKKKLHFEDKKSIELEALREKMVSYLLKKLKFQRSSSIELSEIWKKEKNYR; encoded by the coding sequence ATGACTTTTTATTTAAAATCATACCCAGATGCATTACATCAATTATTTGTTTCAACAACTGTAGAGGAAACAAATAATGCTTTTTCCAAAGCTATCCAAAAGATTCAAAAAAATTTTCAATTGCCAGGTTATCGAAAAGGAAAAGTTCCAGCGGAAATTATTATTAAGCATAATCCTCCGGAATTGCCTTCCTTAGTTTCAGAAGTATTTACAGAAAATGCAGTTGAACATCTACAAAAAAACGGAACGAAATTTTATGGACGTCCTCGTTTTACACCGCTAAGCGGTTTAGATCGCAATAAAGAATTTATGTTCAGCCTCGTTTACGAAATATATCCTCATATCATTTCTTATCCAGATATTAACAATGAAATCTTCGAATACGAAGAGTGTACGGTCAGTAAAGAATTTATAGAAAAAACTATTTGCAAGCAAGCAGGCCTTACTCAAAAAACAACAGGAATTATTTTAGAAGATGATTTAATAACTGTCGAAATAAAAAATCCTGAATATACAGGAGATAAAAAAATTGCTATCTTTGATGTTCAGAAACTTTCTATACTAGCCGGTCACAAAACAGGAGATACTATAGAAATACCATTCGATGAATTGAGCGGTTATCTACCTGAATTTTTAGGAAAATTAAATGATCCATTAAAGGTAGAATTAAAAGACATTTCCCGTGTCAAAGCATGGGATCAAGTAACAGATACAGAAATCGGAGAAAAAAGTCCCTTTAAAACCAAAAATGAATATTTCAATACAGCAAAAGAACAATTAGAAAATATTGCTAAGCAATATAATAACACTCAGAAAACCGAATCATTATCAAAAAAAATCAGTGAAAAAATAACTATAGACCTACCCAAAAGCTTGTGGCTGAACAATTTAAAAGAATTAACCATTAAATTAGCAGAACAAGAAGTTATCAGAAAAGATATGCCATTGAATTTTATTTACCAAGATAAAGAAATCCAACAAAAATTTCAAAATTTACCTATTCAAGCAGAGCAAGGATTAGCATTTATACTTTGGTTGGATGAAATGATCATAAAAGAAAAAATTTCTCTTAATAATGAAGAATTAAATTATTACTTTTATCGTCATGCTCAAAATCAAAATCTATCCATTGAAGAATTTAAGAAAAAATTACACTTTGAAGATAAAAAATCAATAGAATTAGAAGCTTTACGCGAAAAAATGGTTAGTTATTTGTTAAAAAAACTGAAATTTCAAAGATCATCTTCAATAGAACTATCAGAAATATGGAAAAAAGAAAAAAACTATAGATAA
- a CDS encoding methylated-DNA--[protein]-cysteine S-methyltransferase, which translates to MKKLWYYNTLIGKIGIVENNGMIINLNFHNDLPSLDCDVQETELLWQASVQLNEFLDKKLKNFSLPLYFHGSSFMKDVWFALTEIPYGETRSYKDIAYQIGKKQAYRAVGAANNCNPLPIFLPCHRVIGNDGGLVGYRGGLEIKSFLLEMEKSNN; encoded by the coding sequence ATGAAAAAATTATGGTATTATAATACATTAATTGGAAAGATAGGCATCGTAGAAAATAATGGTATGATCATCAATTTGAATTTTCATAATGATCTGCCTTCATTAGATTGTGATGTTCAGGAAACAGAATTACTATGGCAAGCTAGTGTTCAACTAAATGAATTCTTAGATAAAAAACTTAAGAATTTTTCTTTGCCTTTATACTTTCATGGGTCAAGCTTCATGAAAGATGTATGGTTTGCTTTAACTGAGATCCCATATGGAGAAACAAGAAGTTATAAAGACATAGCTTATCAGATTGGAAAAAAACAAGCATATCGTGCTGTGGGTGCTGCAAATAACTGCAATCCTCTACCTATTTTCTTACCATGTCATCGTGTCATTGGTAATGATGGTGGTCTTGTAGGGTATCGTGGCGGTCTCGAAATAAAATCATTTTTATTAGAAATGGAAAAAAGTAATAATTAA
- the araD gene encoding L-ribulose-5-phosphate 4-epimerase AraD produces MLKELKERVYLANKKIVQENLVILTWGNASAFDQKSELLVIKPSGIPYDTMKSEDMVIVGLDGKVVEGKLKPSSDMPTHLEIYKKWGNKVQGVVHTHSIYATAWAQSGLDIPVQGTTHADYFYGDIPCLSFLTKKEVEENYEYYTGVKIVSEFEKKKIDPLKMGACLLAGHGPFTWGGNIDKAVENAIVLETVAKMGFSTLLLNRNIKLPEYILDKHYLRKHGKNAYYGQ; encoded by the coding sequence ATGCTTAAAGAATTAAAAGAAAGAGTCTATTTGGCAAACAAAAAAATAGTACAGGAGAATTTGGTTATTCTCACCTGGGGGAATGCGAGCGCTTTTGATCAGAAATCCGAACTCCTTGTCATTAAACCCAGCGGTATCCCTTATGATACCATGAAAAGTGAAGATATGGTAATTGTAGGCCTGGATGGAAAGGTTGTCGAAGGAAAATTAAAACCTTCCTCAGATATGCCTACTCATTTAGAAATCTACAAAAAGTGGGGAAATAAAGTGCAAGGGGTAGTGCATACACATTCGATATATGCCACAGCATGGGCTCAATCAGGTTTGGATATACCTGTTCAAGGCACTACGCATGCGGATTATTTTTATGGAGATATTCCCTGTTTGAGCTTCTTAACTAAAAAAGAAGTAGAAGAAAATTATGAATATTATACAGGAGTAAAAATTGTTTCAGAGTTTGAAAAGAAAAAAATTGATCCCTTAAAAATGGGGGCGTGCTTATTAGCAGGTCATGGCCCGTTTACTTGGGGGGGAAATATAGATAAAGCCGTTGAAAATGCTATAGTGTTAGAAACAGTAGCAAAAATGGGCTTTTCTACTCTGTTATTGAATCGTAATATTAAACTTCCCGAGTATATTCTTGACAAGCATTATTTAAGAAAGCATGGTAAAAATGCTTACTATGGCCAATGA
- the ulaG gene encoding L-ascorbate 6-phosphate lactonase: protein MAKIDEITRESWILNTFPEWGTWLNEEIEQEKVMPNTFAMWWLGCTGIWIKSEHNTNLCIDFWCGTGKQSHDGGKMKKRHQMQRMSGCQEIQPNLRNQPFVLDPFAIKELDAVLATHIHSDHIDPNLAAAVMQNCDSSVKFIGPKGCVELWTSWGVPAERCITVKPGDTIKIKDIEIMALDAFDRTCLVTAPANVELAGKPVLEMDDMAVNYLIKTTGGNIYHSGDSHYSNFFAKHGNEHKIHVALGAFGENPRGITDKMTSSDILRMGESLNTDVIIPVHHDIWTNFQADTEEIVVLWKMKKDRLQYKFHPFIWQVGGKFVYPNDKDKIYFQYYRGFRDVFSVDTDVPFTSFL from the coding sequence ATGGCCAAAATAGATGAAATCACAAGAGAATCTTGGATTTTAAATACATTTCCCGAATGGGGTACATGGCTCAATGAAGAAATTGAGCAGGAAAAAGTCATGCCTAATACTTTCGCTATGTGGTGGCTAGGGTGCACAGGAATATGGATAAAATCTGAACATAATACAAATTTATGTATAGATTTTTGGTGCGGAACAGGCAAACAAAGTCATGATGGTGGAAAAATGAAAAAAAGACATCAAATGCAACGTATGTCCGGATGCCAAGAAATTCAACCTAACCTTAGGAATCAGCCTTTTGTTTTGGATCCCTTTGCTATCAAAGAACTTGATGCTGTTTTAGCTACACATATCCATTCAGATCATATTGATCCTAACTTAGCAGCAGCAGTAATGCAAAATTGTGATTCTTCCGTAAAATTTATTGGGCCAAAAGGATGTGTGGAATTATGGACTAGTTGGGGAGTACCTGCAGAACGTTGTATTACTGTCAAACCTGGAGATACAATAAAAATAAAAGACATTGAAATCATGGCTCTTGATGCTTTTGATCGCACATGCCTTGTTACTGCTCCCGCTAATGTAGAATTGGCAGGCAAACCTGTGTTGGAAATGGATGATATGGCTGTTAATTATTTGATTAAAACAACAGGTGGCAATATTTATCATTCTGGAGATTCACATTATTCCAACTTTTTTGCAAAACATGGAAATGAACATAAAATTCATGTTGCATTAGGAGCATTTGGAGAAAATCCAAGAGGCATCACAGATAAAATGACCTCATCAGATATTCTTCGCATGGGAGAAAGCTTAAATACGGATGTTATTATTCCTGTTCACCATGATATTTGGACTAATTTCCAAGCAGATACCGAAGAAATTGTTGTTCTTTGGAAGATGAAAAAAGATCGATTACAATATAAATTTCATCCCTTTATATGGCAAGTTGGAGGCAAGTTTGTTTACCCGAATGACAAAGATAAAATATATTTTCAGTATTACAGAGGCTTTAGGGATGTATTTTCTGTAGATACAGATGTTCCCTTTACATCCTTTTTATAA
- a CDS encoding PTS ascorbate transporter subunit IIC, which produces MNIILNIFSFFTNNILTKPEFFIGLIVLIGYILLDKPWYESLSGFIKATVGYMILNVGAGGLVVTFRPILAGLNDRFNLNAAVIDPYFGLNAVNAALESVGVVTSYTLIALLFGFFWNIFLVAMRKYTKLRVLFVTGHIMVQQATTITWLVFFAAPSLRNTTGAALVGLLVGTYWAVFSNLTVEPTENLTDNAGFALGHQQMLAVWVTDRIAAKMGNPEKNLENIKLPGWLHIFNDSIVSSSIIMVLFFGVIMSILGEDYMRQLDKNFANTVSFPIYILSKSLLFAVYLHILREGVRMFVAEMTESFHGISSKLLPGVMPGVDCAATYGFTTPNTILWGFILGASGQFIAIAGLLIFKSPIMIIPGFVPLFFDNATIAVYANKRGGIRAATLLPLFTGIFQVLGGAFCAWYFELYKYGGWHGNIDFSTLWLVAGIFIKVAPIAGSVTLILLMLIIPQIQYKIYKNTYWKHGE; this is translated from the coding sequence ATGAATATAATATTAAATATTTTTTCATTTTTTACTAACAATATCCTTACGAAACCTGAATTCTTTATTGGCTTGATTGTACTTATTGGTTATATATTATTAGACAAACCCTGGTACGAGTCATTAAGCGGTTTTATTAAAGCAACAGTTGGTTACATGATTTTAAATGTAGGAGCTGGAGGTTTAGTAGTAACATTTCGACCTATTCTTGCAGGATTAAACGACCGTTTCAATCTAAATGCTGCTGTTATCGACCCATATTTTGGTTTAAATGCCGTTAACGCAGCTTTAGAAAGTGTTGGGGTCGTTACTTCGTATACTCTTATTGCTTTACTTTTTGGATTTTTTTGGAATATTTTCCTAGTTGCTATGAGAAAATATACTAAATTAAGAGTCCTTTTTGTAACAGGGCATATTATGGTCCAGCAAGCAACTACAATAACTTGGTTAGTATTTTTTGCTGCTCCATCCCTTAGAAACACAACAGGCGCTGCTCTTGTAGGTTTATTAGTAGGAACTTATTGGGCTGTATTTTCAAATCTTACAGTAGAACCAACCGAAAATTTAACTGATAATGCTGGATTTGCGCTAGGTCATCAACAAATGCTGGCAGTCTGGGTAACAGACAGAATTGCTGCAAAAATGGGAAATCCCGAAAAAAATCTCGAGAATATAAAATTACCTGGCTGGCTGCATATTTTTAATGACAGTATAGTTTCTTCAAGCATTATTATGGTACTTTTCTTTGGAGTTATTATGAGTATTCTTGGTGAAGATTATATGCGACAGCTAGATAAAAATTTTGCTAACACAGTTTCTTTCCCTATTTACATTCTATCCAAATCTCTCCTATTTGCTGTATATTTGCATATTCTGAGGGAGGGAGTACGAATGTTTGTTGCTGAAATGACTGAATCATTCCATGGTATTTCTAGTAAACTGCTTCCTGGTGTTATGCCTGGTGTTGATTGTGCTGCTACTTATGGTTTTACAACACCAAATACCATTTTATGGGGATTCATCTTAGGAGCTTCTGGTCAATTTATTGCAATTGCTGGTCTTTTAATATTCAAATCTCCTATCATGATCATACCAGGATTTGTACCGTTATTTTTTGACAATGCAACCATTGCCGTGTATGCTAATAAAAGAGGAGGAATCCGTGCAGCAACTTTATTACCTTTATTTACAGGGATTTTCCAAGTTTTAGGAGGAGCATTTTGTGCTTGGTATTTCGAGCTCTATAAATATGGAGGTTGGCATGGTAATATTGACTTTTCAACTCTTTGGCTCGTTGCAGGAATATTTATTAAAGTAGCTCCCATAGCCGGATCTGTTACTTTAATTCTACTAATGCTTATTATTCCTCAGATTCAATACAAAATTTATAAAAACACTTACTGGAAACATGGAGAATAA
- a CDS encoding PTS sugar transporter subunit IIB: MKILVSCISGMGSSQMIKMKINNVLKKLNLTASVDHMAIGEAKSAANNYDAVFCSQALVDNFKVSGKTKIVGLKNLLSETEIEEAFNKAGLIQGE, from the coding sequence ATGAAAATTTTAGTTTCTTGTATTAGTGGTATGGGATCAAGTCAAATGATTAAAATGAAAATTAACAATGTGTTAAAAAAATTAAACTTAACTGCCTCTGTGGATCACATGGCAATCGGAGAAGCTAAATCTGCAGCCAATAATTATGATGCTGTTTTTTGTTCACAGGCTTTAGTGGATAATTTTAAAGTATCAGGAAAAACTAAAATTGTAGGGCTTAAAAATCTACTTTCAGAAACAGAAATTGAAGAAGCTTTTAATAAAGCCGGATTAATACAGGGAGAATAA
- the ulaD gene encoding 3-keto-L-gulonate-6-phosphate decarboxylase UlaD, translated as MSIPLLQLALDNTSLEDALTSTRILATELDIIEAGTVLMTTAGTQALKALRALYPDHIIVSDIKVADAGALLSKVMIGESGANWMTVICAAPLATFETALKEAKKYPKGDIQAELFGNWTFEEAAEWRKIGIKQAIYHRGRDAQAAGQTWGEDDIKKVSQLADMGFEMSITGGLEITDLKLFKGIPIKAFIAGRTLRDAPDPIKAAQSFKEEMHKWWS; from the coding sequence ATGTCTATACCATTATTACAATTAGCTTTAGATAATACATCTCTTGAAGATGCATTAACAAGTACCCGAATTCTTGCTACAGAATTAGATATTATCGAAGCTGGTACGGTACTTATGACTACTGCAGGAACTCAAGCATTAAAAGCTTTACGTGCATTATATCCGGACCATATTATTGTTTCGGATATTAAAGTAGCAGATGCTGGAGCTTTGTTGTCAAAAGTTATGATTGGAGAATCGGGAGCAAATTGGATGACGGTTATTTGTGCTGCACCATTAGCCACCTTTGAGACAGCACTAAAAGAAGCTAAAAAATATCCTAAAGGTGATATTCAAGCTGAATTATTTGGCAATTGGACATTTGAAGAGGCTGCAGAATGGAGAAAAATAGGCATTAAACAGGCTATTTATCACAGAGGAAGAGACGCCCAAGCAGCAGGTCAAACATGGGGAGAAGATGATATCAAAAAAGTTTCCCAGTTGGCGGATATGGGATTTGAAATGTCCATAACAGGAGGCTTAGAAATAACTGACTTAAAATTATTTAAAGGAATACCAATTAAAGCATTCATTGCCGGAAGAACTCTAAGAGATGCACCTGATCCCATAAAGGCAGCCCAGAGTTTTAAAGAAGAAATGCATAAATGGTGGTCTTAA